The following proteins are co-located in the Leptospira weilii genome:
- a CDS encoding chemotaxis protein CheX encodes MSVSIDPLLDEKFILTISQIFPEYLEKTLNVTAVREAFGPSKNEGLCYENCTMVEFKGEIEGKLFLAMDGYTKLKLLPMVAKSFHIDPTIRTDAPSILMEFANQICGLLISEIKLGRFQTDLLPPEMLNHKLIPIDLETHRQYILIYFLKDSKAKQYLGRVYLILLMKKF; translated from the coding sequence TTGTCTGTGAGTATCGATCCTTTACTTGACGAAAAATTTATTCTTACGATCTCCCAGATCTTTCCGGAATATCTGGAAAAAACTCTAAACGTAACCGCGGTGAGGGAGGCCTTCGGTCCTTCCAAGAATGAAGGCCTTTGTTACGAAAATTGTACGATGGTCGAATTTAAGGGGGAGATCGAGGGAAAGCTATTTCTCGCCATGGACGGATATACGAAGTTAAAACTGCTTCCTATGGTTGCGAAATCCTTTCACATAGATCCCACCATAAGAACGGACGCGCCTTCGATTTTGATGGAGTTTGCCAATCAGATCTGCGGTTTATTGATTTCGGAAATAAAACTCGGAAGATTTCAGACCGATCTTTTACCGCCTGAAATGCTCAATCATAAACTGATACCGATCGATCTGGAAACACATAGGCAATACATCCTTATTTATTTTTTGAAAGATTCCAAAGCAAAACAATACTTGGGAAGGGTATATCTCATTCTTCTCATGAAGAAATTTTAG
- a CDS encoding WGR domain-containing protein: MKHHLTYKDDKSDKFWNIEVSGKSFTVTYGKTGTAGQTQTKTFGSEEECQKEAKKLLSEKLKKGYAEGKILAKTKSASAGKKSEVNLSNFLKESEFHKIIAIGDKLLTSVTGADRKTVLERLCSACDGILIGLTDQEEEGYSQHIKKETGLKQSDAKKFYKNKFAEYKNELKKTQKPKSKQNKQLLEQVYFELDVAHAIKKKSLEEICALIRKMKDLVPDDKVQELIINHVFMRMSEFYEKKKPKNFKAILDAYLAIVPTLGFPSKLVYNQFRVGEGIASLTIDAGVLFGNNEILEAGLALVPASITYKDLAFSLARHYAVQKDKKMLLQYMAHGIKLGCYKNWFMKNCFNSFRKDKEFASLLKRAKNW, translated from the coding sequence ATGAAACACCACCTAACGTACAAAGACGACAAGTCCGATAAGTTCTGGAACATAGAAGTTTCCGGGAAATCGTTCACCGTAACATACGGTAAAACGGGAACAGCCGGACAAACGCAGACAAAAACTTTCGGCAGCGAAGAAGAATGTCAGAAAGAAGCGAAAAAGCTTTTGAGCGAGAAATTGAAGAAGGGATATGCGGAAGGAAAAATTCTTGCTAAAACGAAATCCGCTTCTGCAGGTAAGAAAAGTGAGGTCAATTTAAGCAATTTTTTAAAAGAGTCGGAATTTCACAAAATCATCGCCATAGGGGATAAACTACTGACGAGCGTGACTGGCGCCGATAGAAAAACCGTACTGGAACGCTTATGCAGTGCCTGCGATGGGATACTCATCGGCTTAACCGACCAAGAGGAAGAGGGCTACAGCCAGCACATCAAAAAGGAAACGGGACTAAAACAAAGCGACGCGAAAAAGTTTTACAAGAATAAATTTGCCGAATATAAGAACGAGCTTAAAAAAACTCAAAAACCCAAATCGAAGCAGAATAAGCAATTGCTGGAGCAAGTGTACTTTGAATTAGATGTAGCACACGCCATAAAAAAGAAGAGTCTAGAAGAAATTTGTGCCCTTATTAGAAAGATGAAAGATCTTGTACCGGACGACAAAGTTCAGGAACTTATTATAAACCACGTATTTATGCGCATGTCGGAATTTTACGAAAAGAAAAAACCGAAGAACTTCAAGGCCATATTGGATGCTTATCTCGCGATTGTTCCTACCCTCGGCTTTCCGAGCAAACTTGTCTACAACCAATTTCGTGTAGGGGAAGGAATTGCCTCACTCACAATTGATGCAGGTGTTTTGTTTGGGAATAATGAGATTCTCGAAGCGGGACTCGCTCTGGTACCAGCCTCAATTACGTATAAGGATCTCGCTTTTTCTTTAGCTCGTCATTACGCCGTCCAAAAAGACAAAAAAATGCTTTTACAGTATATGGCCCATGGTATAAAGCTCGGTTGCTACAAAAATTGGTTCATGAAGAATTGCTTTAATTCGTTCAGAAAAGACAAAGAATTCGCAAGTCTTCTAAAACGCGCAAAGAATTGGTGA
- a CDS encoding WGR domain-containing protein, whose amino-acid sequence MKHHLTYKDDKSDKFWNIEVSGKSFTVTYGKTGTAGQTQTKTFGSEGECLKEAEKLLQEKLKKGYAEVDNFAKTKSASTDKKNREPQADYLKEWQEIANSKDLQNDLAKHFHYLADSPGFEPIVRKVFEHAKTVKVNDKTLIVEFKNGETLTALSPGNPNSFKKFPKSFLKLIEKHATLKTDRLELGKCYFDFDIFDEGDRVYEIFDGNETNVLCPLHYQDNSDWIYHPTEKNKEGEPAIFPVIHELEDEINPIYYNVGSLFLQQLADEFEIEVEIPVIERPADPSADAKATWWNNLSEAWKQALRNQFETNKEKEPTFERILTLEKLNLNGTAITDLKPLEMLLAEKIFKLGIIRLNDTAVSDLSILAMAGKKLFSVSICGTPVKDVSMLKGISFLDADRCADLDFATVAKLKKLRELSLRDTKLNDLEFLHDFTELEQLDINGTLVTDEQIEKFHERFKKNRLKKNETASYKRDPLKLDMHPEIKDSLLRALADNSDYKPELALEAGEKLLAQRAERNDTNQILKDLIAICDKQWRKYLYIKTPEGEKKYEFFNQSEKRFRYILETDDFSAPISITSIADPISEIVGLIPFIYKNKKKYKAYQTIKDDSFYHVSAIQEIISKTKYHDVTIAQVEEAVKKSDYVEYEINENGDMYIKVKK is encoded by the coding sequence ATGAAGCACCACCTAACGTACAAAGACGACAAGTCCGATAAGTTTTGGAACATAGAAGTATCCGGGAAATCGTTCACTGTGACATACGGCAAAACCGGAACAGCCGGACAAACGCAGACAAAAACTTTCGGCAGCGAAGGGGAATGCTTGAAGGAAGCGGAGAAACTTTTGCAAGAAAAGTTGAAGAAAGGATATGCGGAAGTAGATAATTTTGCTAAAACGAAATCCGCTTCTACAGACAAGAAAAATCGGGAGCCGCAAGCAGACTATCTCAAAGAATGGCAAGAGATCGCCAATTCAAAAGACCTACAAAACGATTTGGCAAAACATTTTCACTATCTTGCGGATTCTCCCGGATTCGAACCCATAGTTCGTAAAGTTTTCGAACATGCGAAGACGGTAAAAGTAAACGACAAAACATTGATCGTAGAATTCAAAAACGGAGAAACTCTTACGGCGTTGTCTCCGGGCAATCCGAACTCCTTTAAAAAATTTCCAAAATCATTTCTAAAACTGATCGAAAAACACGCCACGTTAAAAACCGATCGGTTGGAGTTGGGAAAGTGTTACTTCGATTTCGATATCTTCGACGAAGGGGATCGGGTCTATGAGATTTTCGATGGAAATGAGACTAACGTTCTATGTCCGCTACACTATCAGGATAACTCCGATTGGATCTATCACCCAACTGAAAAAAACAAAGAGGGGGAACCCGCTATTTTTCCAGTGATCCACGAACTGGAGGATGAAATTAATCCTATTTATTACAACGTAGGCTCGCTCTTTTTACAACAACTTGCCGATGAGTTCGAAATTGAAGTCGAAATACCGGTAATCGAACGTCCGGCCGACCCGTCGGCGGACGCAAAAGCGACATGGTGGAATAATCTGAGCGAAGCCTGGAAACAAGCACTGCGAAACCAATTCGAAACTAATAAAGAAAAAGAACCGACATTCGAAAGAATACTAACTTTGGAAAAACTCAACTTAAACGGGACCGCGATCACCGATCTGAAACCTTTGGAAATGCTACTGGCCGAAAAGATATTTAAACTAGGGATCATCCGCCTGAACGACACTGCCGTTTCCGATCTTTCGATTTTGGCTATGGCTGGGAAAAAGCTCTTCAGCGTGAGTATTTGCGGAACGCCTGTGAAAGACGTTTCGATGCTGAAAGGAATCAGTTTCCTGGACGCAGACAGATGCGCCGATCTGGATTTTGCTACCGTAGCGAAATTGAAAAAGTTAAGAGAGTTATCTCTGCGCGATACGAAATTGAACGACCTTGAGTTTCTCCACGATTTTACGGAACTCGAGCAACTGGATATCAACGGAACTCTCGTCACCGACGAACAAATCGAAAAATTTCATGAACGTTTTAAAAAGAATCGATTGAAAAAAAACGAAACGGCTTCCTACAAACGTGATCCGTTAAAATTGGACATGCATCCTGAAATCAAAGATTCGTTATTGAGGGCTCTTGCGGACAATAGCGACTATAAACCGGAACTCGCTCTGGAAGCCGGAGAAAAACTGTTGGCTCAAAGAGCGGAACGAAACGATACCAATCAAATCCTCAAAGATCTAATCGCCATCTGCGACAAACAATGGCGCAAGTATCTTTATATTAAAACCCCGGAGGGTGAGAAGAAATACGAGTTCTTCAACCAAAGTGAAAAACGATTCCGGTATATTCTAGAAACGGATGATTTCAGCGCTCCGATATCCATTACTAGCATTGCCGATCCAATTTCCGAAATAGTCGGACTGATTCCTTTCATCTACAAAAATAAAAAGAAATATAAAGCCTATCAAACCATCAAAGACGATTCGTTTTACCATGTCAGCGCCATTCAAGAGATTATTTCTAAGACCAAATACCACGACGTGACAATTGCCCAGGTCGAGGAAGCCGTGAAAAAGTCGGATTACGTGGAGTATGAAATCAACGAAAACGGAGACATGTATATCAAGGTTAAAAAATAA
- a CDS encoding LIC_11051 family fibronectin-binding protein yields MKHHLTYKDDKSDKFWNIEVSGNSFTVTYGKIGTAGQTQTKTFGSEGECKKEAKKLLSEKLKKGYAEGEAQISSAPVAKKNAPEKKSEIKKPDSLLSETFHKFLKICVEDFESSKYSKLLQKTNWETLAGEVFDAVCLYWEELDKSEKSPVGIFDIRWDDANTDHCIEFDYDLESNDPESALVDGCIRNTPIVDFSNFIKNHLKQKPVKIREVWGDEDFSIVKDILCRLAQEVIRKTTETEVFIRIPKQQPYFLMFSYYHDEDASVFFDSTAKEQKDLYPMLKLGKSPLFKYYSKGSESISASKIGEIDLSDIGLFENLKEFYLSDCKKITSLKSLCELKNIRTISIEKAQLTEFPDFLLGIPSLRSLYFTDNGPFTENKTNISNFSNIEELRINDNALVEIPEFVFQLSKLKKLLVMNNRLTEFPKRLADLKNLEELNLGGNFITGISNLTRAFAQIEELGLYENRLTSLEGIRNFPNLKQLLVWQNELETIPAEIVDLKKLIRIDLTKNRISNLPDLGMELESVKELSLGGNRISKLPEFLVRFPNLSSLSLRDNQLEELSDLFGNFKKLEYLSFSNNALASLPVSIAQLESLNDLSLKNNKFGEIPEILKKLKKLKELWMNDNQISELPEFLSEMKALRELKIGNNPIAQNQEEVKNKMAQINSRITLNFS; encoded by the coding sequence ATGAAACACCACCTAACGTACAAAGACGACAAGTCCGACAAGTTCTGGAACATAGAAGTATCCGGAAATTCGTTCACCGTAACCTACGGCAAAATTGGAACAGCCGGACAAACGCAAACAAAAACTTTCGGCAGCGAAGGGGAATGTAAGAAAGAAGCGAAGAAGCTCTTGAGCGAGAAGTTGAAGAAGGGATATGCGGAAGGAGAAGCGCAAATTTCTTCCGCACCGGTCGCAAAAAAAAATGCGCCGGAGAAAAAGTCGGAGATAAAAAAACCGGATTCTTTGCTTTCCGAAACATTCCACAAATTCTTGAAGATTTGCGTTGAAGATTTCGAATCATCGAAGTATTCTAAATTATTGCAAAAGACGAATTGGGAAACTTTAGCCGGAGAAGTTTTCGACGCAGTTTGTCTCTATTGGGAAGAACTGGATAAAAGTGAAAAATCCCCCGTCGGCATTTTCGACATACGATGGGACGACGCAAATACGGATCACTGTATCGAATTCGACTACGATTTGGAAAGTAACGATCCCGAAAGCGCGTTAGTCGATGGTTGCATTCGAAATACTCCGATCGTAGATTTTTCTAATTTTATAAAAAATCATCTGAAGCAAAAACCGGTGAAAATCCGCGAAGTTTGGGGAGACGAGGATTTTTCAATAGTGAAGGATATTCTTTGCCGCTTGGCTCAAGAAGTGATCCGCAAAACGACCGAGACGGAAGTTTTCATACGAATCCCGAAACAACAACCGTATTTTCTGATGTTTTCCTATTACCACGACGAAGACGCTTCTGTCTTTTTCGATTCGACCGCTAAAGAACAAAAAGATCTGTATCCGATGCTCAAGCTCGGCAAATCTCCTCTCTTCAAATACTATTCCAAAGGGAGTGAATCCATAAGCGCTTCGAAAATCGGAGAGATCGATCTCAGCGATATCGGTCTTTTCGAAAATCTAAAGGAGTTTTATCTTTCTGATTGTAAAAAAATCACTTCCTTGAAAAGCCTTTGCGAATTGAAAAATATCCGCACCATTTCTATCGAAAAGGCGCAATTGACCGAGTTTCCCGATTTTCTGCTGGGGATACCTTCGCTTCGATCCTTGTATTTTACGGATAACGGACCCTTTACGGAAAATAAAACGAATATATCGAATTTTTCAAACATCGAAGAGCTTCGTATAAACGACAACGCACTGGTGGAAATACCGGAATTCGTTTTCCAACTCTCAAAGCTAAAGAAACTGCTTGTCATGAACAATCGATTGACTGAGTTTCCGAAACGGTTGGCGGATTTAAAAAACCTCGAAGAACTAAATTTGGGCGGGAACTTCATCACCGGGATTTCCAATCTAACTCGCGCTTTTGCTCAAATCGAAGAGCTGGGACTTTACGAAAATCGACTGACCTCTTTAGAGGGGATCCGCAATTTTCCCAATTTAAAGCAGCTTCTGGTTTGGCAAAACGAATTGGAAACGATCCCAGCCGAAATCGTCGACCTGAAAAAATTAATCCGAATTGATCTGACGAAAAATCGAATTTCAAACTTGCCCGATCTGGGAATGGAATTGGAATCTGTAAAGGAATTAAGCCTTGGCGGAAACCGAATTTCCAAACTGCCCGAATTCCTCGTGCGATTTCCGAACCTGAGTTCCTTAAGCCTGAGAGACAATCAGCTTGAGGAGTTATCCGATCTATTCGGAAACTTCAAAAAGTTGGAATATCTTAGTTTTAGCAACAACGCACTTGCCTCTCTTCCGGTGTCTATTGCTCAATTGGAGTCTTTGAACGACTTATCCCTAAAAAATAATAAATTCGGGGAAATTCCGGAAATTCTCAAAAAGCTGAAAAAGCTCAAGGAACTTTGGATGAACGACAACCAGATATCCGAATTGCCGGAGTTCCTTTCCGAAATGAAAGCATTGCGTGAATTAAAAATCGGCAATAACCCGATTGCACAAAACCAGGAAGAAGTAAAAAATAAAATGGCGCAGATCAATTCCCGGATCACTTTGAATTTTTCCTGA
- a CDS encoding WGR domain-containing protein, translating to MKHHLTYKDDKSDKFWNIEVSGESFTVTYGKTGTAGQTQTKTFGSEEECQKEAKKLLQEKLKKGYAAEGEAQVASQNSAKGRANPETEARVEKLKNEIAQFPELTPFMEKLSALPWNEYQNQLFESCIEAFEAASEEIDEDADEKITGFVAECSNDGFREYGIGCGEFYFGLGEDDDYFEVGPTVGGFSLHEPGKIMADAYEGQSKTYSLLIKYIWSLVARTMGRAVSLAVKDKSFRKLKTEKNFKVYVCEHDGWACSMDPEGLVFGKNEKLYEDEGDD from the coding sequence ATGAAACACCACCTAACGTACAAAGACGACAAGTCCGACAAGTTCTGGAACATAGAAGTTTCCGGGGAATCGTTTACCGTAACATACGGTAAAACGGGAACAGCCGGACAAACGCAGACAAAAACTTTCGGCAGTGAAGAAGAATGTCAGAAGGAAGCGAAAAAGCTTTTGCAAGAAAAGTTGAAGAAGGGATATGCTGCGGAGGGCGAAGCGCAGGTTGCTTCCCAGAACTCTGCAAAAGGCCGGGCAAATCCAGAGACCGAAGCAAGAGTGGAAAAACTGAAAAATGAGATTGCTCAATTTCCCGAATTAACTCCATTTATGGAAAAATTATCAGCATTGCCGTGGAACGAATACCAAAATCAATTATTCGAATCCTGCATCGAAGCTTTCGAAGCCGCAAGCGAGGAAATAGATGAAGACGCAGATGAAAAAATTACGGGATTTGTTGCGGAGTGCAGCAATGACGGTTTCAGAGAATACGGAATTGGTTGCGGAGAATTTTATTTCGGCCTGGGAGAGGATGACGATTATTTCGAGGTGGGACCGACGGTTGGGGGATTTTCGTTGCACGAACCCGGTAAAATCATGGCCGACGCCTACGAAGGGCAAAGTAAAACGTATAGCTTGCTCATAAAATATATTTGGAGCCTTGTCGCTCGGACAATGGGACGCGCGGTTTCTCTGGCCGTAAAAGACAAGTCCTTTCGGAAACTAAAGACAGAAAAAAATTTCAAGGTATATGTCTGCGAACATGACGGTTGGGCATGTTCTATGGATCCGGAAGGTTTAGTCTTCGGAAAAAACGAAAAACTATACGAAGATGAAGGCGATGATTGA
- a CDS encoding class I SAM-dependent DNA methyltransferase translates to MKLYNELAEFYFDIEKPARKIDSEAKFLDRLFRKHRIMTILDMGCGTGEHVRYFQSLGYRPKGIDSSPRMIDVAKKRYSHCKFDVSSMQTYQSGALLDCVISLFGSFNYLLTNEEIDSTLKLMEQNLKPAGLAILEVWNAEPLRTIKRKPITPVTQIKSQNTTIQRNRGFRLVRADTSTMVEVNYIYQINTREIRDKHVMRVFYLPEIERMILRHKFEIMHIYSGFNEAKFKNSAGRILLVLKKKSS, encoded by the coding sequence ATGAAGTTATACAATGAACTGGCGGAATTCTATTTCGATATCGAAAAGCCCGCACGTAAAATCGATTCCGAAGCCAAATTTCTAGATCGCCTTTTTCGAAAACATAGAATCATGACCATCCTTGATATGGGCTGTGGCACGGGAGAACACGTTCGTTATTTCCAATCTCTCGGTTACAGACCAAAGGGTATCGATTCTTCCCCCAGAATGATCGACGTAGCAAAAAAAAGATATTCCCATTGCAAGTTCGACGTGTCATCGATGCAAACCTATCAGTCCGGTGCTCTTCTCGACTGTGTCATCAGTTTGTTCGGTTCGTTTAACTACCTTTTGACGAACGAAGAAATCGACTCCACTCTCAAACTCATGGAACAAAATCTGAAACCCGCTGGACTTGCAATCTTGGAAGTCTGGAACGCGGAGCCTCTTCGAACAATCAAAAGAAAACCGATCACTCCGGTGACTCAGATCAAATCCCAGAACACTACGATTCAAAGAAACAGAGGCTTCCGTTTGGTCAGAGCGGATACCTCCACTATGGTGGAAGTGAATTATATCTATCAAATCAACACCAGAGAAATTCGAGACAAACACGTTATGCGTGTTTTTTATCTTCCAGAAATCGAAAGGATGATTCTCAGACATAAATTTGAAATCATGCATATCTATTCCGGATTCAACGAAGCCAAATTCAAAAACTCCGCGGGAAGAATACTACTCGTCCTGAAAAAAAAGAGTTCTTGA